A stretch of the Argentina anserina chromosome 6, drPotAnse1.1, whole genome shotgun sequence genome encodes the following:
- the LOC126799994 gene encoding U4/U6 small nuclear ribonucleoprotein PRP4-like protein, protein MTMEEEEEKLLSAIAASDPNAEPAPIPTHSSDSDSDSDADAAAQPPSSSSAAGLEYQISDEQKQLRERQERAKQQLLMKRRASALAVPTNDNAVRARLRRLGEPMTLFGEREMERRDRLRMILSKLDSAQLETLLKSHEDDEASANADDSDFEQEIEYPFFTEATRPRALREARVHIAHYSMPRAALRLQRARRREEDPDEDVDAEINWALGQASSLKLDCSEIGDDRPLSGCSFSQDGAMLATCALSPVAKLWGMPQVTKVATLKGHTERLTDVAFSPVRNNLLATASADRTARLWNGEGGHVMTFGGHLDRLARIAFHPSGNYLGTTSFDKTWRLWDVETGEELLLQEGHSRSVYAIDFHLDGSLVATAGLDALARVWDLRSGRSILTLEGHVKKVLALSFSPNGYHLATGGEDNTCRMWDLRKKKSIYIIPAHSNLISQVKFEPQEGYFLVTGSYDMTAKIWSARDFKPVKTLSGHEAKVTSLDVSGDGHHIATVSHDRTIKLWSSGTSETEKDQEMDVD, encoded by the exons ATGACgatggaggaggaagaggagaagCTTCTCTCCGCCATAGCAGCCTCCGACCCAAACGCCGAACCCGCACCCATCCCCACCCACTCCTCCGACTCCGATTCCGATTCCGATGCCGACGCCGCCGCTCAACCACCCTCCTCATCCTCCGCCGCCGGACTCGAGTACCAGATATCCGACGAGCAGAAGCAGCTGCGCGAGCGGCAGGAGAGAGCCAAGCAGCAGCTCCTCATGAAGCGCCGCGCCTCCGCCCTCGCCGTCCCCACCAACGACAACGCCGTCCGCGCTCGTCTCCGCCGCCTCGGCGAGCCGATGACTCTGTTCGGGGAGCGCGAGATGGAGCGGCGCGACCGCCTGAGGATGATTCTCTCCAAGCTCGACTCGGCGCAGCTGGAGACGCTCCTCAAGTCTCACGAGGACGACGAGGCTTCTGCCAATGCCGACGACTCTGACTTCGAGCAGGAAATTGAGTATCCATTCTTCACTGAGGCGACCAGGCCTAGGGCTCTGCGTGAGGCTAGGGTTCATATTGCGCACTACTCCATGCCCAGGGCGGCGTTACGGCTTCAGCGTGcgaggaggagggaggaggATCCCGATGAGGATGTGGACGCCGAGATTAACTGGGCTCTAGGGCAGGCCTCGAGCTTGAAGCTTGATTGCAGTGAGATTGGAGATGACAGGCCTCTTTCGGgctgttcgttttcacaagaTGGCGCAATGCTTGCCACCTG TGCTTTAAGTCCGGTGGCCAAGTTGTGGGGCATGCCTCAAGTGACAAAGGTTGCCACCTTGAAGGGACACACAGAGCGTTTAACCGACGTTGCATTTTCTCCCGTGCGAAACAACCTCCTGGCGACTGCCTCTGCTGATAGGACTGCGAGGTTGTGGAACGGCGAAGGAGGGCACGTGATGACGTTCGGGGGACATTTGGACCGTCTTGCCCGTATTGCCTTCCATCCCTCAGGAAATTACTTGGGTACAACTAGCTTTGACAAGACTTGGAGGCTGTGGGACGTAGAGACTGGTGAAGAGTTGCTTCTTCAAGAAGGTCACAGTAGGAGTGTATATGCTATAGACTTCCATCTGGATGGCTCATTGGTTGCAACTGCTGGATTGGATGCACTTGCTCGTGTTTGGGACCTCCGTAGTGGTAGAAGTATTCTTACCCTGGAAGGCCACGTAAAAAAA GTTCTTGCACTCAGTTTTTCACCAAATGGTTATCATCTAGCCACTGGGGGTGAAGACAACACATGCAGGATGTGGGatttaagaaaaaagaaatccaTATACATTATTCCAGCACACTCCAATCTCATATCACAGGTCAAATTTGAACCTCAAGAGGGATATTTCTTGGTAACCGGCTCCTATGATATGACAGCAAAG ATCTGGTCTGCCCGAGATTTTAAGCCTGTCAAGACCCTCTCTGGACATGAAGCAAAAGTTACTTCTTTGGATGTTTCAGGAG ATGGACATCACATTGCTACTGTATCACATGACCGAACCATCAAACTGTGGTCGAGCGGGACCAGTGAAACTGAGAAGGACCAGGAAATGGATGTTGATTAG
- the LOC126799997 gene encoding uncharacterized protein LOC126799997 has protein sequence MAVRRRASTNSSSSPPPQSSQGAETVPVSSPKSGLILKLTLLFSIPYLYLVFYHYNIEAELRKSILINAGLSLAAFFVTVKMIPVASRYVLRRNLFGYDINKKGTHQGTLKVPESLGIVVGIVFVVFSILFQYFNFAPDSNWLVEYNAALTSICFMVLLGFVDDVLDVPWRVKLVLPSIAALPLLMAYAGHTTIIIPKPLVPYVGLEIWDLGWMYKLYMGLLAVFCTNSINIHAGLNGLEVGQTVVIASAILIHNVMQIGGSADFEYKMAHAFSIYLAQPLLATSLALFSYNWYPSSAFVGDTYTYFAGMTMAVVGILGHFSETLLIFFLPQVLNFLLSLPQLAGFIPCPRHRLPRFDPETGLLTGTNDGTLVNLFLRQFGRMTEKRLCVYLLIFQALACCFCFLLRYFLAGWYK, from the exons ATGGCAGTTCGAAGGCGAGCTTCAACAAACTCGTCCTCCTCGCCGCCGCCGCAAAGCAGCCAAGGAGCAGAAACCGTACCAGTCTCATCACCCAAGTCAGGTCTAATCCTCAAGCTCACCCTCTTGTTCTCAATCCCATACTTGTACCTTGTCTTTTACCATTACAACATCGAGGCTGAGCTCCGCAAATCGATTCTGATCAATGCCGGCCTCAGCCTGGCTGCTTTTTTCGTCACCGTTAAGATGATCCCGGTGGCCTCCCGATACGTTCTCCGGCGCAATCTGTTTGGCTACGATATTAACAAAAAGGGTACTCATCAGGGTACTCTCAAAGT GCCAGAGTCATTGGGCATCGTAGTTGGAATTGTCTTTGTGGTCTTTTCAATATTATTTCAGTATTTCAACTTTGCTCCAGATTCAAAT TGGCTTGTTGAGTACAATGCAGCATTAACCTCCATTTGCTTTATGGTATTGCTGGGATTTGTAGATGATGTCCTCGATGTACCGTGGAGAGT GAAATTAGTACTGCCATCAATTGCAGCTTTACCTCTGCTAATGGCTTATGCTGGACATACAACAATAATCATACCGAAGCCTCTTGTTCCATATGTTGGGCTAGAGATCTGGGATCTAG GGTGGATGTATAAACTATACATGGGACTTTTGGCTGTTTTCTGTACGAACTCAATTAATATTCATGCTGGATTGAATGGTCTTGAAGTTGGGCAGACAGTTGTAATTGCATCTGCT ATTTTAATACACAATGTTATGCAAATAGGAGGATCTGCAGATTTTGAGTACAAGATGGCACATGCATTCTCTATATATCTTGCCCAACCCTTACTGGCGACCTCCTTAGCATTGTTTTCTTACAACTG GTATCCATCTTCAGCTTTTGTTGGAGACACTTACACGTATTTTGCTGGGATGACTATGGCTGTGGTCGGGATCCTTGGCCATTTTAG TGAAACACTCCTGATTTTCTTTCTTCCGCAAGTCTTGAACTTTCTCTTGTCACTACCCCAG CTTGCTGGGTTCATTCCATGTCCACGACATCGTCTCCCAAG GTTCGATCCTGAAACTGGACTGCTGACTGGGACAAATGATGGGACGCTTGTGAACTTGTTCCTAAGACAATTTGGCAGGATGACAGAGAAGAGACTTTGTGTTTATCTTCTCATTTTCCAG GCTCTGGCGTGCTGCTTCTGTTTCCTGTTGAGATACTTCCTTGCTGGTTGGTATAAataa
- the LOC126799993 gene encoding DNA-(apurinic or apyrimidinic site) endonuclease, chloroplastic isoform X2: MNQIQSLHLGFKSFLNLTRNLSVKATIARVPQRPISSSTKKPLFRRNKTLKGAMGPNPVHQKPFIKEIESLRGDLSKIEGMTVEQLRATLRKIGASAKGRKCELVSSLKCFLENNIDGESSQVIEEHVSSTISVETVSAKKKTKSLSNGDKVQSIDTVSDVQIHQGNKRRSSSKSETVEGDNKVVKKEKLSIESDEVSGENLSRTRRKVYSKAANIAVITDDKVAEPWTVLAHKRPQKDWIPYNPKTMRPPELTRETKFMKLMSWNVNGLRALLKLEGFSALQLAEREDFDVLCLQETKLQEKDVDDVKRCLIDGYENSFWTCSVSKLGYSGTAIISRVQPLSVSYGLGIADHDSEGRIITVEFDSFYLISGYVPNSGDGLRRLTYRITEWDPSLSNYMKELEKSKPVILTGDLNCAHQEIDIYNPAGNRRSAGFTDEERQSFSSNFLSRGFVDTYRRQHPGVVGYTYWGYRHGGRKFNRGWRLDYFLVSESVADKVHDSYILPDIIGSDHCPIGLVIKL; encoded by the exons ATGAATCAAATCCAATCACTCCATTTAGGGTTCAAATCTTTTCTCAATCTCACCAG GAATCTTAGTGTCAAAGCCACAATAGCGAGAGTGCCTCAACGACCCATTTCCAGTTCAACAAAGAAGCCCCTGTTTCGCCGAAATAAGACACTTAAAGGAGCAATGGGACCGAACCCAGTTCATCAGAAACCTTTTATCAAG GAGATTGAGAGTTTGAGAGGTGACCTCTCTAAGATTGAGGGGATGACAGTCGAACAACTCAGGGCAACACTAAG GAAGATTGGGGCCTCTGCGAAAGGCCGAAAATGCGAACTTGTGTCTTCCCTGAAGTGCTTTCTGGAAAATAATATAGAtg GTGAAAGTTCCCAGGTAATTGAAGAGCATGTATCCTCCACTATTTCTGTTGAAACTGTATCAGCAAAAAAGAAGACCAAATCTTTATCTAATGGGGACAAAGTTCAGAGCATTGACACTGTTTCGGATGTTCAAATACATCAAGGGAATAAACGAAGGTCATCATCTAAGAGTGAAACTGTCGAGGGTGATAATAAGGttgtaaagaaagaaaagctaTCGATTGAATCAGATGAAGTTTCAG GTGAGAACCTCTCAAGGACAAGGAGGAAAGTATATTCAAAAGCTGCAAATATTGCTGTCATAACAGATGATAAGGTAGCTGAACCATGGACAGTTCTTGCGCACAAGAGACCTCAGAAAGATTGGATTCCTTATAATCCTAAAACCATGAGGCCCCCAGAGCTAACTAGGGAGACTAAATTTATGAAGCTTATGTCGTGGAATGTGAATGGTTTAAGGGCATTATTAAAGTTAGAGGGATTTTCTGCTTTGCAACTCGCTGAAAGAGAAGATTTTGATGTATTGTGTCTGCAGGAGACCAAATTGCAG GAGAAGGATGTTGATGATGTGAAGAGGTGTCTCATAGACGGCTATGAGAATAGCTTCTGGACATGTAGTGTTTCCAAGCTCGGTTACTCGGGAACTGCGATTATTTCCCGG GTACAGCCACTTTCAGTTAGCTATGGACTTGGCATAGCAGATCATGATAGTGAGGGCCGGATCATAACAGTAGAGTTTGATTCATTTTACCTGATAAGTGGATATGTTCCTAATTCTGGAGATGGTTTGAGGAGACTG ACATACAGGATTACAGAATGGGATCCATCTCTCAGTAATTACATGAAA GAGCTGGAAAAGTCAAAGCCTGTCATTTTAACTGGTGATCTGAACTGTGCGCATCAAGAGATAGACATTTATAACCCAGCT GGAAATAGAAGAAGTGCTGGGTTTACAGATGAGGAACGGCAATCCTTCAGTTCAAACTTTTTATCCAGGGGATTTGTGGATACTTATAGAAGGCAACACCCTGGTGTTGTTGGCTATACTTACTGGGGCTATCGACATGGTGGACGCAAATTTAACCGAG GGTGGCGGCTTGACTACTTCCTAGTATCAGAGTCTGTAGCTGACAAGGTTCATGACTCTTACATTCTGCCTGATATCATTGGTAGTGATCATTGTCCTATAGGCCTTGTAATTAAGCTGTAG
- the LOC126799993 gene encoding DNA-(apurinic or apyrimidinic site) endonuclease, chloroplastic isoform X3 gives MGPNPVHQKPFIKEIESLRGDLSKIEGMTVEQLRATLRKIGASAKGRKCELVSSLKCFLENNIDGESSQVIEEHVSSTISVETVSAKKKTKSLSNGDKVQSIDTVSDVQIHQGNKRRSSSKSETVEGDNKVVKKEKLSIESDEVSGENLSRTRRKVYSKAANIAVITDDKVAEPWTVLAHKRPQKDWIPYNPKTMRPPELTRETKFMKLMSWNVNGLRALLKLEGFSALQLAEREDFDVLCLQETKLQEKDVDDVKRCLIDGYENSFWTCSVSKLGYSGTAIISRVQPLSVSYGLGIADHDSEGRIITVEFDSFYLISGYVPNSGDGLRRLTYRITEWDPSLSNYMKELEKSKPVILTGDLNCAHQEIDIYNPAGNRRSAGFTDEERQSFSSNFLSRGFVDTYRRQHPGVVGYTYWGYRHGGRKFNRGWRLDYFLVSESVADKVHDSYILPDIIGSDHCPIGLVIKL, from the exons ATGGGACCGAACCCAGTTCATCAGAAACCTTTTATCAAG GAGATTGAGAGTTTGAGAGGTGACCTCTCTAAGATTGAGGGGATGACAGTCGAACAACTCAGGGCAACACTAAG GAAGATTGGGGCCTCTGCGAAAGGCCGAAAATGCGAACTTGTGTCTTCCCTGAAGTGCTTTCTGGAAAATAATATAGAtg GTGAAAGTTCCCAGGTAATTGAAGAGCATGTATCCTCCACTATTTCTGTTGAAACTGTATCAGCAAAAAAGAAGACCAAATCTTTATCTAATGGGGACAAAGTTCAGAGCATTGACACTGTTTCGGATGTTCAAATACATCAAGGGAATAAACGAAGGTCATCATCTAAGAGTGAAACTGTCGAGGGTGATAATAAGGttgtaaagaaagaaaagctaTCGATTGAATCAGATGAAGTTTCAG GTGAGAACCTCTCAAGGACAAGGAGGAAAGTATATTCAAAAGCTGCAAATATTGCTGTCATAACAGATGATAAGGTAGCTGAACCATGGACAGTTCTTGCGCACAAGAGACCTCAGAAAGATTGGATTCCTTATAATCCTAAAACCATGAGGCCCCCAGAGCTAACTAGGGAGACTAAATTTATGAAGCTTATGTCGTGGAATGTGAATGGTTTAAGGGCATTATTAAAGTTAGAGGGATTTTCTGCTTTGCAACTCGCTGAAAGAGAAGATTTTGATGTATTGTGTCTGCAGGAGACCAAATTGCAG GAGAAGGATGTTGATGATGTGAAGAGGTGTCTCATAGACGGCTATGAGAATAGCTTCTGGACATGTAGTGTTTCCAAGCTCGGTTACTCGGGAACTGCGATTATTTCCCGG GTACAGCCACTTTCAGTTAGCTATGGACTTGGCATAGCAGATCATGATAGTGAGGGCCGGATCATAACAGTAGAGTTTGATTCATTTTACCTGATAAGTGGATATGTTCCTAATTCTGGAGATGGTTTGAGGAGACTG ACATACAGGATTACAGAATGGGATCCATCTCTCAGTAATTACATGAAA GAGCTGGAAAAGTCAAAGCCTGTCATTTTAACTGGTGATCTGAACTGTGCGCATCAAGAGATAGACATTTATAACCCAGCT GGAAATAGAAGAAGTGCTGGGTTTACAGATGAGGAACGGCAATCCTTCAGTTCAAACTTTTTATCCAGGGGATTTGTGGATACTTATAGAAGGCAACACCCTGGTGTTGTTGGCTATACTTACTGGGGCTATCGACATGGTGGACGCAAATTTAACCGAG GGTGGCGGCTTGACTACTTCCTAGTATCAGAGTCTGTAGCTGACAAGGTTCATGACTCTTACATTCTGCCTGATATCATTGGTAGTGATCATTGTCCTATAGGCCTTGTAATTAAGCTGTAG
- the LOC126799993 gene encoding DNA-(apurinic or apyrimidinic site) endonuclease, chloroplastic isoform X1, producing the protein MNQIQSLHLGFKSFLNLTSFTVAPRNLSVKATIARVPQRPISSSTKKPLFRRNKTLKGAMGPNPVHQKPFIKEIESLRGDLSKIEGMTVEQLRATLRKIGASAKGRKCELVSSLKCFLENNIDGESSQVIEEHVSSTISVETVSAKKKTKSLSNGDKVQSIDTVSDVQIHQGNKRRSSSKSETVEGDNKVVKKEKLSIESDEVSGENLSRTRRKVYSKAANIAVITDDKVAEPWTVLAHKRPQKDWIPYNPKTMRPPELTRETKFMKLMSWNVNGLRALLKLEGFSALQLAEREDFDVLCLQETKLQEKDVDDVKRCLIDGYENSFWTCSVSKLGYSGTAIISRVQPLSVSYGLGIADHDSEGRIITVEFDSFYLISGYVPNSGDGLRRLTYRITEWDPSLSNYMKELEKSKPVILTGDLNCAHQEIDIYNPAGNRRSAGFTDEERQSFSSNFLSRGFVDTYRRQHPGVVGYTYWGYRHGGRKFNRGWRLDYFLVSESVADKVHDSYILPDIIGSDHCPIGLVIKL; encoded by the exons ATGAATCAAATCCAATCACTCCATTTAGGGTTCAAATCTTTTCTCAATCTCACCAG CTTTACAGTTGCTCCCAGGAATCTTAGTGTCAAAGCCACAATAGCGAGAGTGCCTCAACGACCCATTTCCAGTTCAACAAAGAAGCCCCTGTTTCGCCGAAATAAGACACTTAAAGGAGCAATGGGACCGAACCCAGTTCATCAGAAACCTTTTATCAAG GAGATTGAGAGTTTGAGAGGTGACCTCTCTAAGATTGAGGGGATGACAGTCGAACAACTCAGGGCAACACTAAG GAAGATTGGGGCCTCTGCGAAAGGCCGAAAATGCGAACTTGTGTCTTCCCTGAAGTGCTTTCTGGAAAATAATATAGAtg GTGAAAGTTCCCAGGTAATTGAAGAGCATGTATCCTCCACTATTTCTGTTGAAACTGTATCAGCAAAAAAGAAGACCAAATCTTTATCTAATGGGGACAAAGTTCAGAGCATTGACACTGTTTCGGATGTTCAAATACATCAAGGGAATAAACGAAGGTCATCATCTAAGAGTGAAACTGTCGAGGGTGATAATAAGGttgtaaagaaagaaaagctaTCGATTGAATCAGATGAAGTTTCAG GTGAGAACCTCTCAAGGACAAGGAGGAAAGTATATTCAAAAGCTGCAAATATTGCTGTCATAACAGATGATAAGGTAGCTGAACCATGGACAGTTCTTGCGCACAAGAGACCTCAGAAAGATTGGATTCCTTATAATCCTAAAACCATGAGGCCCCCAGAGCTAACTAGGGAGACTAAATTTATGAAGCTTATGTCGTGGAATGTGAATGGTTTAAGGGCATTATTAAAGTTAGAGGGATTTTCTGCTTTGCAACTCGCTGAAAGAGAAGATTTTGATGTATTGTGTCTGCAGGAGACCAAATTGCAG GAGAAGGATGTTGATGATGTGAAGAGGTGTCTCATAGACGGCTATGAGAATAGCTTCTGGACATGTAGTGTTTCCAAGCTCGGTTACTCGGGAACTGCGATTATTTCCCGG GTACAGCCACTTTCAGTTAGCTATGGACTTGGCATAGCAGATCATGATAGTGAGGGCCGGATCATAACAGTAGAGTTTGATTCATTTTACCTGATAAGTGGATATGTTCCTAATTCTGGAGATGGTTTGAGGAGACTG ACATACAGGATTACAGAATGGGATCCATCTCTCAGTAATTACATGAAA GAGCTGGAAAAGTCAAAGCCTGTCATTTTAACTGGTGATCTGAACTGTGCGCATCAAGAGATAGACATTTATAACCCAGCT GGAAATAGAAGAAGTGCTGGGTTTACAGATGAGGAACGGCAATCCTTCAGTTCAAACTTTTTATCCAGGGGATTTGTGGATACTTATAGAAGGCAACACCCTGGTGTTGTTGGCTATACTTACTGGGGCTATCGACATGGTGGACGCAAATTTAACCGAG GGTGGCGGCTTGACTACTTCCTAGTATCAGAGTCTGTAGCTGACAAGGTTCATGACTCTTACATTCTGCCTGATATCATTGGTAGTGATCATTGTCCTATAGGCCTTGTAATTAAGCTGTAG